In the Carassius gibelio isolate Cgi1373 ecotype wild population from Czech Republic chromosome A2, carGib1.2-hapl.c, whole genome shotgun sequence genome, one interval contains:
- the LOC128021557 gene encoding uncharacterized protein LOC128021557 isoform X3 produces the protein MNTTSQGCSNIEQQAFDVAAIDPDTTADDFIQFITQPGFQTVIDLTQDGDKDPTVNVTDKPHILPDSTLPHVENPIGSSGEPLPGPSGEPARKKPRKMNRPTSPVSLGPGDEPPRKTYRFTAVVRPEPNGELPRKAYRFTPSISPESSPESKTLCLTPPNSPETELFYADSSRSHKDDVNTWGTSQIDAWDQSSWTSERDEVSTTNMGQTPYPSRSPSSEVVEVEEVSAPQPVDEPFDDLPPTHRPINSIESFGQEFRDAQVDKKMEGSDDLRQSDQSSTELTPDEIEMLSILSESLEQYLFNIESPAILDLFELAVNPNMNLFDPLLSLDNDPIVQHGKKILSHYKTNQLEKGLYIISKKIENIV, from the exons ATGAACACGACATCACAGGGCT gtTCAAATATTGAGCAGCAAGCCTTTGACG tggcCGCGATTGATCCAGACACCACAGCCGATG atttcataCAATTTATCACCCAACCCGGCTTCCAGACAGTTATCGATCTCACGCAAGATGGTGACAAAGATCCCACCGTCAACGTAACAGACAAACCTCACATTCTACCTGATTCCACTCTGCCGCACGTCGAGAATCCAATAGGATCCAGCGGCGAACCACTTCCTGGACCCAGCGGCGAACCAGCAAGAAAGAAGCCTAGAAAAATGAATCGTCCCACCTCTCCGGTAAGCCTTGGACCAGGAGACGAACCACCAAGAAAGACTTATCGTTTTACAGCGGTGGTCCGACCTGAACCGAACGGCGAACTACCAAGAAAGGCTTATCGTTTTACCCCGTCGATCAGTCCTGAGAGCTCTCCAGAGAGTAAAACCCTTTGTCTGACACCACCGAACAGTCCTGAGACCGAGCTGTTTTATG CAGACTCGAGTAGAAGCCATAAGGATGACGTGAATACCTGGGGTACGTCTCAAATCGATGCTTGGGACCAGAGTTCTTGGACGAGCGAACGTGACGAGGTGTCAACCACCAACATGGGTCAAACACCATATCCTTCTCGCTCACCGTCGTCGGAAGTAGTAGAAGTGGAAGAAGTGTCTGCGCCTCAACCGGTTGATGAACCATTCGATGATCTGCCTCCGACTCATAGGCCAATTAATTCAATAGAATCATTTGGTCAAGAGTTTCGCGACGCGCAGGTTGACAAAAAAATGGAGGGGTCAGATGACTTACGTCAATCAGACCAATCCTCCACAGAGCTGACGCCGGACGAGATCGAAATGCTAAGTATACTGTCGGAATCTTTAGAACAGTATTTGTTTAATATAGAATCCCCTGCTATTTTGGATCTTTTTGAATTAGCCGTAAATCCAAATATGAATTTGTttgatcctctgctaagcctagACAACGATCCCATTGTACAACACGGCAAAAAAATACTCTcacattacaaaacaaatcaGTTGGAAAAAGGTTTGTATATCATTTCAAAGaaaattgaaaacattgtttAG
- the LOC128021557 gene encoding uncharacterized protein LOC128021557 isoform X2, with amino-acid sequence MNTTSQGCSNIEQQAFDGINTLAAIDPDTTADDFIQFITQPGFQTVIDLTQDGDKDPTVNVTDKPHILPDSTLPHVENPIGSSGEPLPGPSGEPARKKPRKMNRPTSPVSLGPGDEPPRKTYRFTAVVRPEPNGELPRKAYRFTPSISPESSPESKTLCLTPPNSPETELFYDSSRSHKDDVNTWGTSQIDAWDQSSWTSERDEVSTTNMGQTPYPSRSPSSEVVEVEEVSAPQPVDEPFDDLPPTHRPINSIESFGQEFRDAQVDKKMEGSDDLRQSDQSSTELTPDEIEMLSILSESLEQYLFNIESPAILDLFELAVNPNMNLFDPLLSLDNDPIVQHGKKILSHYKTNQLEKGLYIISKKIENIV; translated from the exons ATGAACACGACATCACAGGGCT gtTCAAATATTGAGCAGCAAGCCTTTGACGGTATTAATACAT tggcCGCGATTGATCCAGACACCACAGCCGATG atttcataCAATTTATCACCCAACCCGGCTTCCAGACAGTTATCGATCTCACGCAAGATGGTGACAAAGATCCCACCGTCAACGTAACAGACAAACCTCACATTCTACCTGATTCCACTCTGCCGCACGTCGAGAATCCAATAGGATCCAGCGGCGAACCACTTCCTGGACCCAGCGGCGAACCAGCAAGAAAGAAGCCTAGAAAAATGAATCGTCCCACCTCTCCGGTAAGCCTTGGACCAGGAGACGAACCACCAAGAAAGACTTATCGTTTTACAGCGGTGGTCCGACCTGAACCGAACGGCGAACTACCAAGAAAGGCTTATCGTTTTACCCCGTCGATCAGTCCTGAGAGCTCTCCAGAGAGTAAAACCCTTTGTCTGACACCACCGAACAGTCCTGAGACCGAGCTGTTTTATG ACTCGAGTAGAAGCCATAAGGATGACGTGAATACCTGGGGTACGTCTCAAATCGATGCTTGGGACCAGAGTTCTTGGACGAGCGAACGTGACGAGGTGTCAACCACCAACATGGGTCAAACACCATATCCTTCTCGCTCACCGTCGTCGGAAGTAGTAGAAGTGGAAGAAGTGTCTGCGCCTCAACCGGTTGATGAACCATTCGATGATCTGCCTCCGACTCATAGGCCAATTAATTCAATAGAATCATTTGGTCAAGAGTTTCGCGACGCGCAGGTTGACAAAAAAATGGAGGGGTCAGATGACTTACGTCAATCAGACCAATCCTCCACAGAGCTGACGCCGGACGAGATCGAAATGCTAAGTATACTGTCGGAATCTTTAGAACAGTATTTGTTTAATATAGAATCCCCTGCTATTTTGGATCTTTTTGAATTAGCCGTAAATCCAAATATGAATTTGTttgatcctctgctaagcctagACAACGATCCCATTGTACAACACGGCAAAAAAATACTCTcacattacaaaacaaatcaGTTGGAAAAAGGTTTGTATATCATTTCAAAGaaaattgaaaacattgtttAG
- the LOC128021557 gene encoding uncharacterized protein LOC128021557 isoform X1, which translates to MNTTSQGCSNIEQQAFDGINTLAAIDPDTTADDFIQFITQPGFQTVIDLTQDGDKDPTVNVTDKPHILPDSTLPHVENPIGSSGEPLPGPSGEPARKKPRKMNRPTSPVSLGPGDEPPRKTYRFTAVVRPEPNGELPRKAYRFTPSISPESSPESKTLCLTPPNSPETELFYADSSRSHKDDVNTWGTSQIDAWDQSSWTSERDEVSTTNMGQTPYPSRSPSSEVVEVEEVSAPQPVDEPFDDLPPTHRPINSIESFGQEFRDAQVDKKMEGSDDLRQSDQSSTELTPDEIEMLSILSESLEQYLFNIESPAILDLFELAVNPNMNLFDPLLSLDNDPIVQHGKKILSHYKTNQLEKGLYIISKKIENIV; encoded by the exons ATGAACACGACATCACAGGGCT gtTCAAATATTGAGCAGCAAGCCTTTGACGGTATTAATACAT tggcCGCGATTGATCCAGACACCACAGCCGATG atttcataCAATTTATCACCCAACCCGGCTTCCAGACAGTTATCGATCTCACGCAAGATGGTGACAAAGATCCCACCGTCAACGTAACAGACAAACCTCACATTCTACCTGATTCCACTCTGCCGCACGTCGAGAATCCAATAGGATCCAGCGGCGAACCACTTCCTGGACCCAGCGGCGAACCAGCAAGAAAGAAGCCTAGAAAAATGAATCGTCCCACCTCTCCGGTAAGCCTTGGACCAGGAGACGAACCACCAAGAAAGACTTATCGTTTTACAGCGGTGGTCCGACCTGAACCGAACGGCGAACTACCAAGAAAGGCTTATCGTTTTACCCCGTCGATCAGTCCTGAGAGCTCTCCAGAGAGTAAAACCCTTTGTCTGACACCACCGAACAGTCCTGAGACCGAGCTGTTTTATG CAGACTCGAGTAGAAGCCATAAGGATGACGTGAATACCTGGGGTACGTCTCAAATCGATGCTTGGGACCAGAGTTCTTGGACGAGCGAACGTGACGAGGTGTCAACCACCAACATGGGTCAAACACCATATCCTTCTCGCTCACCGTCGTCGGAAGTAGTAGAAGTGGAAGAAGTGTCTGCGCCTCAACCGGTTGATGAACCATTCGATGATCTGCCTCCGACTCATAGGCCAATTAATTCAATAGAATCATTTGGTCAAGAGTTTCGCGACGCGCAGGTTGACAAAAAAATGGAGGGGTCAGATGACTTACGTCAATCAGACCAATCCTCCACAGAGCTGACGCCGGACGAGATCGAAATGCTAAGTATACTGTCGGAATCTTTAGAACAGTATTTGTTTAATATAGAATCCCCTGCTATTTTGGATCTTTTTGAATTAGCCGTAAATCCAAATATGAATTTGTttgatcctctgctaagcctagACAACGATCCCATTGTACAACACGGCAAAAAAATACTCTcacattacaaaacaaatcaGTTGGAAAAAGGTTTGTATATCATTTCAAAGaaaattgaaaacattgtttAG